From one Henningerozyma blattae CBS 6284 chromosome 1, complete genome genomic stretch:
- the PRD1 gene encoding metalloendopeptidase (similar to Saccharomyces cerevisiae PRD1 (YCL057W); ancestral locus Anc_1.9), translated as MWLANQTSVLFLRCYGLFAREFNYSIVFKNQFNLRSIQNLPLNFKSSYSSMSSSACVNLNAPQAAPTWNWTPSQLVKDAEDLIDQSNHFYDALTNLKSPDFNNFLVPYMNYENKVGSLINQLTFLQHVSSEKDIRDASFKATDLLQNFEIETSLRYGLFLQFDKIWNQIKDSKDKYEKDPKDLENYEFVRKVHRDFVRAGLNLDESKREKIKEIKKAIANNSLKFATNLGEQTEFVAFTKEELDGVSDSVMEQFEKFNDEKTGKEMYKVTFKYPDIFPVLKTARNPETRKKAFAGDQNKVSENTVLFTNTLKLRNQLADILGYSTYANYNLELKMAKAQDSVFKFLEDLIDRLKPLGSKEIEILKSIKEKEFKELNLPFDNHYYVWDHRYYDNKYLKDNYNVDLEKISEYYPLDSTIEGMLNIYETLLNLKFIEEKDDSKNKNVWHKEVKQLAVWKMDNPENPEFVGWIYFDLHPRDGKYGHAANFGISSSYIKPNNERSYPVTALVCNFSKVTADKPALLKHNEITTFFHELGHGIHDLVGKNNNSRFNGPGAVPWDFVEAPSQMLEFWTWNKNELLSLSKHYKTGEKIPTELLNSLVATKHVNGALFALRQLHFGLFDMKVHTSKDLENLDFLKLWNELREEVSLVENGDLFTKGYDSFGHIMSDSYSAGYYGYMWAEVFATDMYYTKFAANPLETKVGVEYRDWVLARGGLYEIEDNLIQFLGRKPSNEAFLKELGLN; from the coding sequence ATGTGGCTAGCAAATCAAACTAGTGTTCTATTCCTTAGGTGTTACGGTCTTTTTGCAAGAGAATTCAATTATTCAATCGTCTTCAAGAATCAATTCAATCTAAGGTCTATTCAAAATCTccctttaaattttaaatcctCTTATTCATCAATGTCCAGCTCTGCATGTGTGAATTTAAATGCCCCACAGGCTGCTCCTACTTGGAATTGGACTCCTTCTCAATTGGTTAAAGATGCAGAAGATTTAATTGACCAAAGCAATCATTTTTATGATGCCCTAACTAACTTGAAAAGTCCtgattttaataacttCTTAGTTCCTTATATGaattatgaaaataaagtagGATCTTTGATAAACCAATTAACTTTCTTACAACATGTCTCGTCGGAAAAGGATATTAGAGACGCGTCATTTAAAGCTACAGATCTTTTACAAAACTTCGAAATCGAAACATCTTTAAGATACGGGTTATTCTTGcaatttgataaaatttggaatcaaattaaagattcaaaagataaataCGAGAAGGACCCTAaagatttggaaaattatGAGTTTGTTAGAAAAGTTCACAGAGATTTTGTTAGAGCTGGTTTAAATCTCGATGAATCTAAAAGAGAAaagattaaagaaataaaaaaagctattgctaataattcattaaaatttgcTACTAACTTGGGGGAACAAACTGAGTTTGTTGCCTTCactaaagaagaattagatgGTGTATCAGACTCTGTTATGGAGCAATTCgaaaaattcaatgatGAGAAAACTGGTAAGGAAATGTACAAGGTGACTTTTAAATATCCTGATATTTTCCCTGTTTTGAAGACTGCAAGGAATCCAGAAACTAGAAAAAAAGCTTTTGCTGGTGACCAAAATAAAGTTTCGGAGAATACTGTCTTATTTACTAATACCTTAAAACTAAGAAATCAATTAGCAGATATCCTAGGTTATTCAACCTACgctaattataatttagaGTTGAAAATGGCAAAGGCCCAAGATTcagtttttaaatttttagaagatttaattgataGATTAAAGCCCCTAGGatcaaaagaaattgaaatattaaaatctattaaagaaaaagagtttaaagaattgaacTTACCTTTTGACAACCATTATTATGTCTGGGATCATAGATATTATGATAAtaagtatttaaaggatAACTATAATGTTGACctagaaaaaatatcagaaTACTATCCTTTAGATTCTACTATCGAAGGTatgttaaatatttacgaaactttattaaatttgaaatttatcgaagaaaaagatgattctaaaaataaaaatgtttgGCATAAGGAAGTTAAACAGTTAGCTGTTTGGAAAATGGATAATCCAGAAAACCCAGAATTTGTGGGTTGGATTTACTTCGACTTACATCCTAGAGATGGTAAATATGGTCATGCTGCTAACTTCGgtatttcttcatcatatattaaaccaaataatgaaagatCGTACCCAGTTACAGCTTTGGTTTGTAACTTCTCAAAAGTCACTGCTGATAAACCTGCTTTATTGAAGCATAATGAGATTACAACTTTTTTCCATGAATTAGGTCATGGTATTCATGATCTAGTTGgcaaaaacaataattcaAGATTTAATGGACCAGGTGCTGTTCCTTGGGATTTTGTTGAGGCTCCTTCTCAGATGTTAGAGTTCTGGACTTGGAATAAAAACGAATTGTTATCTTTATCAAAGCATTATAAAACGGGTGAAAAAATTCCAACTGAATTGTTAAATTCTCTAGTCGCTACAAAACATGTTAATGGTGCTTTATTCGCTTTAAGACAGTTACACTTCGGTCTATTCGATATGAAAGTTCATACTTCAAAAGATCTAGAAAATTTGgatttcttaaaattaTGGAATGAATTAAGAGAGGAAGTTAGTTTAGTTGAGAATGGTGATTTATTCACTAAAGGTTATGATTCTTTTGGGCATATCATGTCTGATTCATACTCTGCTGGTTATTATGGCTATATGTGGGCAGAAGTTTTTGCTACCGATATGTATTATACTAAATTTGCTGCTAATCCATTAGAAACTAAAGTTGGGGTAGAATACAGAGATTGGGTTCTAGCAAGAGGTGGACTCTATGAGATTGAAGATAAtttgattcaatttttgGGTAGAAAACCATCAAATGAGGCTTTCTTAAAAGAATTAGGTCTAAATTAA
- the SPB1 gene encoding 27S pre-rRNA (guanosine2922-2'-O)-methyltransferase (similar to Saccharomyces cerevisiae SPB1 (YCL054W); ancestral locus Anc_1.13): MGKTQKKNSKGRLDRYYYLAKEKGYRARSSFKIIQINEKYGHFLEKSKVVIDLCAAPGSWCQVASKLCPINSLIIGVDIVPMKPMPNVITFQSDITTEDCRSKLRGYMKTWKADTVLHDGAPNVGLGWAQDAFTQSHLTLQALKLAVENLVVNGTFITKVFRSKDYNKLIWLFQQFFEKVEATKPPASRNVSAEIFVVCKGFKAPKRIDPRLLDPKEVFEELPDGPQNMESRIYNPEKKVRKRQGYEEGDNLLYHETDILEFVKTEDPISMLGVMNKFTFDKNNTEWQILKKMKQTTKEFLSCIEDLKVLGKKDFKMILKWRKYARELLDIQDESEVVKEEITVEPMTEEEQIEKELQNLQEKQRLKNKREKRKKNELKQKELTRMQMNMLTPKDIGIDAASIGKDSLFNLNTAEKTGILDKIAKGKKRMVFTEDQLLEDNDIHIDETLVTERDDLSNLDDLESEMNMMYNEYKERKSERDAKFRAKQARGGDHEEEWTGFTDNQPDGDANEDIDYSDAYVEEDEASDISDSDDDEAINNLISKLKSQSEDEKGKLSNKAKMLFNDPIFENVSADLPGMEPIGKGKGKFNVNDVGSEAVGDISKLGRKRNHSEMSISTGDKKSDNNSESDSSDAESNSDNDFEIVANDSANTDLNDIMDSDYDSEEERKQTKKSKHSKEIDIATVEAMTLAHQLALGQKTKHNMIDEGFNRYTFRDTENLPEWFVEDEKQHSKINRPITKEAAMAIKEKLRALNARPIKKVSEAKARKKMRAVARLEKIKKKAGLINDDNDKSERDKSEEIAKLMRKVTKKQRSKPKVTLVVAAGSNKGLSGRPKGIKGKYKMVDGVLKNEQRALKRIAKKHHKKKN, translated from the coding sequence ATGGGTAAAACTCAGaagaaaaatagtaaaGGTCGTTTAGATAGATACTATTATTTAGCTAAAGAAAAAGGTTACCGTGCTCGttcttcatttaaaatcattcaaattaatgaaaaatatggtCATTTCTTAGAGAAATCCAAGGTAGTTATCGATTTATGTGCTGCTCCAGGTTCGTGGTGTCAAGTTGCCTCCAAATTATGCCCCATCAATTCCTTAATTATTGGTGTTGATATTGTCCCAATGAAGCCTATGCCAAATGTCATTACTTTCCAAAGTGATATTACGACTGAAGACTGTAGATCTAAACTTAGAGGTTATATGAAGACCTGGAAAGCTGATACTGTTTTACATGATGGTGCTCCAAATGTCGGTCTTGGCTGGGCTCAAGATGCTTTTACCCAGTCTCATTTAACATTACAAGCTTTAAAATTAGCAGTTGAAAATTTAGTTGTTAATGGTACTTTCATCACCAAGGTATTCAGATCAAAGGATTATAATAAACTTATCTGGCTATTTCAACAGTTTTTCGAAAAAGTTGAAGCTACAAAACCACCAGCTTCAAGAAATGTTTCTGCAGaaatttttgttgtttGTAAAGGTTTTAAGGCTCCAAAAAGAATAGACCCAAGGTTATTAGATCCAAAGGAAgtttttgaagaattaccAGATGGTCCACAAAATATGGAATCTAGGATCTATAACCCAGAAAAGAAGGTGAGAAAGAGACAGGGTTATGAGGAAGGTGACAATTTATTGTATCATGAAACGGATATTTTGGAATTTGTCAAAACTGAAGACCCAATTTCTATGTTAGGTgtaatgaataaatttacatttgataaaaataatactgaATGGCagattttaaagaaaatgaaacaaactacaaaagaatttttaagCTGTATAGAGGATTTAAAGGTTTTAGGTAAGAAAGACTttaaaatgattttaaaatggAGAAAATATGCCagagaattattagatatcCAAGATGAAAGTGAAGTagttaaagaagaaattactGTTGAACCAATGACAGAGGAAGAACAAATCGAGaaagaattacaaaatttacAGGAGAAACAAagattaaagaataaacgtgaaaagagaaagaagAATGAACTTAAACAAAAGGAGTTAACAAGAATGCAAATGAATATGCTGACACCAAAGGATATTGGTATCGATGCTGCAAGCATTGGTAAAGATTccttatttaatttaaacaCAGCTGAGAAAACTGGTATTTTGGATAAGATTGCTAAGGGTAAGAAGAGAATGGTATTTACAGAGGATCAATTATTGgaagataatgatattcATATTGATGAAACTTTAGTCACCGAACGTGATGATCTAAGTAATTTAGACGATTTGGAAAGTGAGATGAATATGATgtataatgaatataaagaaagaaaatcGGAAAGAGATGCCAAGTTTAGAGCAAAACAAGCTCGTGGTGGTGATCACGAAGAGGAATGGACAGGTTTTACTGACAATCAACCAGATGGTGATGCaaatgaagatattgaCTATTCAGATGCGTATgtagaagaagatgaagcaTCCGACATATCTGAttcagatgatgatgaagcaattaataatttaattagtaaattaaaaagtCAATCTGAAGATGAGAAAGGCAAACTAAGTAACAAAGCTAAAATGTTATTCAACGAtccaatttttgaaaatgtttCAGCTGACTTACCAGGTATGGAACCGATTGGAAAAGGTAAAGGTAAATTTAATGTTAATGATGTTGGTTCTGAAGCTGTTGGTgatatttccaaattaggaagaaaaagaaatcatTCCGAAATGTCAATATCGACTGGAGATAAGAAAAGTGATAATAACTCTGAATCTGACAGCAGTGATGCTGAAAGTAATAGTGACAAcgattttgaaattgttgCTAATGATAGTGCTAACACtgatttaaatgatataatgGATTCTGATTATGattctgaagaagaaagaaaacaaaCCAAGAAAAGTAAGCATtctaaagaaattgatattGCTACTGTTGAAGCAATGACATTAGCACATCAATTAGCATTAGGCCAAAAGACAAAACATAATATGATTGATGAAGGTTTCAATAGATACACATTCCGTGATACAGAAAATTTACCGGAATGGTTTGTTGAAGATGAGAAGCAACATTCTAAGATCAATAGACCAATAACTAAAGAAGCGGCTATGGCAATTAAAGAGAAGTTACGCGCGTTGAATGCTAGACCAATTAAGAAGGTATCTGAAGCTAAAGCTAGAAAGAAGATGCGTGCTGTTGCAAGACTAGAGAAGATCAAGAAGAAGGCTggtttaattaatgatgaCAATGATAAATCTGAAAGAGACAAGTCTGAAGAAATTGCTAAATTGATGCGTAAAGTTACCAAGAAGCAAAGATCTAAGCCTAAGGTTACATTGGTTGTTGCTGCAGGTAGTAACAAAGGTTTATCAGGTAGACCTAAGGGTATTAAAGGTAAATATAAGATGGTTGATGGTGTTCTGAAGAACGAACAAAGAGCATTGAAGAGAATTGCTAAGAAACATCATAAGAAGAAAAACTAA
- the GRH1 gene encoding Grh1p (similar to Saccharomyces cerevisiae GRH1 (YDR517W); ancestral locus Anc_1.32), producing the protein MFRIAKSLVKSIEQSVQDTLSFSQDSQLDAFFQSIPPNLILPQLLPPNYSPDDPSLTGTQPLFEFTQKHNNIISGLRIVYVDESQLQLQSYFDHIVGINDNPLPLVYNYNTPYPNYDKIFEILNNSVSSFVKFNIWSAKGGTFRDEYLSILPNSSEDELTDISLENISNNTTTHASNSQGFQKLSFKVQWSPLNASTFTYHILNLNIPNGPAFVAGLIPDEDYIIGCQDGLLATGGNGLLQDIIRSRANHSLILYVFNKIEDNVRPVTVNIGPDGRLGSNIGYGFLHRIPAPHGTVVAPTPANPNVTSTYSPNTITSPQQVPPQSSETFIPNAVVHPPLAKKNKPHAEKKEKKVNMMDYFNEGKDQSAVRKVDQDATPPPILHK; encoded by the coding sequence ATGTTTCGTATTGCTAAGTCCTTAGTAAAATCCATTGAACAAAGTGTCCAGGATACTTTATCGTTTTCCCAGGATTCTCAATTAGATGCATTTTTCCAGTCGATCCCtccaaatttaatattaccTCAATTGTTACCACCTAATTATAGTCCAGATGATCCCTCTTTGACCGGGACCCAACCactatttgaatttacaCAGAAGCACAATAACATTATTTCTGGGTTGCGTATCGTGTACGTGGATGAAAGTCAATTACAATTGCAATCATATTTTGATCATATTGTTGGTATCAATGATAATCCTTTACCATTggtttataattataatactCCATATCCAAAttatgataaaatatttgaaatattgaaCAATAGCGTCTCTAGTTTTgttaaattcaatatttggTCTGCAAAAGGGGGAACCTTTCGtgatgaatatttatcaatacTACCAAATTCAAGTGAGGATGAACTAACAGATATTAGCCTGGAAAATATctcaaataatactactacACATGCTTCAAACTCACAAGGATTCCAAAAATTAAGCTTTAAAGTCCAATGGTCTCCACTTAACGCTTCTACTTTTACttatcatattttaaatctaaatattccaaatggCCCAGCATTCGTGGCTGGCCTAATCCCTGATGAAGATTATATTATAGGCTGCCAAGATGGATTACTGGCTACTGGTGGCAATGGATTGCTACAGGATATCATCAGATCAAGAGCAAACCATTCGTTAATATTGTACGtgtttaataaaattgaagataaCGTCAGACCAGTCACAGTGAATATTGGCCCAGATGGAAGATTAGGCAGCAATATTGGCTATGGTTTTCTTCATAGGATTCCTGCTCCACATGGCACGGTGGTGGCACCAACACCTGCAAATCCAAATGTAACTTCTACCTATTCACCTAACACTATTACTTCCCCTCAACAAGTGCCTCCACAATCTTCAGAAACTTTCATTCCAAATGCAGTTGTCCATCCTCCACTAgccaagaaaaataaaccACATGctgaaaagaaagaaaagaaagttAACATGATGGACTACTTCAACGAAGGTAAGGATCAAAGTGCTGTTAGGAAAGTTGACCAAGACGCAACCCCCCCACCAATCTTGCACAAGTAG
- the TBLA0A07540 gene encoding uncharacterized protein (similar to Saccharomyces cerevisiae GLK1 (YCL040W) and EMI2 (YDR516C); ancestral locus Anc_1.33) — protein sequence MSFEQLHRETAAKLDDAVDKICSQLVVEKEQLKTMTEGFIEAMENGLNHPNSSEVNSSTTPSPNSAGLSMLPSFVTGLPNGTERGILLACELGTMHFRICSVELLGDHTFQLRHVKSHLPQEVIEEDTASSDKLFSFMARRTYAFIKRAHPEVLDPHAGVSMKMGFTFTYPVEQTSLNEGILIRWTKNVQIKDTVGRDVVQLFQDQLDSQGLERIRIVALTNDTVGTFLSLCYSSGSSMSSLATGEVVEPVIGCIIGTGTNGCYMESTENIGKLQPELRERLIREGKTKMCVNTEWGSFDNELKYIPTTKYDTLIDQKFSSNPGFHLFEKRISALYLGEILRNILLDLYQQGLILTQYRTERSLPHRLKTPFELGCQVLAHIEIDDSTNLRETELTLLQSLRLPTTPQERYAIQKIVRAISRRSAYLAAVPIAAILMKTGALTKRYHGEVEVGCDGSIAEYYPGYRSMLRHALALSPIGTEGERKVHLRIAKDGSGVGSALCALVA from the coding sequence ATGTCGTTCGAACAACTTCATAGAGAGACTGCCGCCAAACTAGACGATGCAGTAGATAAAATCTGTTCTCAATTGGTCGTAGAGAAGGAACAATTGAAGACCATGACTGAAGGGTTTATTGAAGCAATGGAAAACGGGTTAAACCATCCTAATTCTTCTGAGGTCAATTCATCCACAACACCATCTCCAAATTCTGCAGGTTTATCGATGTTACCATCTTTTGTTACGGGTTTACCAAATGGTACTGAACGTGGTATTCTATTAGCATGTGAATTGGGTACTATGCATTTCCGTATATGTTCTGTGGAATTGTTAGGAGATCACACTTTCCAATTGAGACATGTCAAGTCACATTTACCACAAGAAGTCATTGAAGAGGATACTGCTTCAAGCGATAAATTATTCTCCTTTATGGCAAGACGTACCTATGCTTTCATTAAGAGGGCTCATCCAGAAGTATTGGACCCACATGCAGGTGTCTCTATGAAAATGGGGTTCACTTTCACTTATCCTGTTGAACAAACTTCTTTAAATGAAGGTATCTTGATCAGATGGACTAAAAATGttcaaattaaagataCTGTAGGTAGAGATGTTGTTCAATTATTCCAAGATCAATTGGACTCTCAAGGTTTGGAAAGAATCCGTATTGTGGCCTTAACCAATGATACTGTAGGTACATTTTTGTCATTGTGCTATTCTTCTGGATCTTCTATGTCAAGTTTGGCCACTGGTGAAGTGGTTGAGCCTGTCATTGGTTGTATTATTGGTACTGGTACCAACGGTTGTTATATGGAATCTACAGAAAATATTGGGAAATTACAACCGGAATTACGTGAAAGATTAATTAGAGAAGGTAAAACTAAGATGTGTGTCAATACAGAATGGGGGTCCTTTGATAATGAACTAAAATATATCCCAACTACGAAATATGATACTTTGATTGATCAAAAATTCTCATCAAATCCAGGTTTCCATCTTTTcgaaaaaagaatttctGCCTTATATTTGGGTGAAATATTAAGAAACATCCTATTAGACTTATACCAACAAGGTTTGATCTTAACCCAATATAGAACCGAAAGATCTCTACCACATCGTTTAAAGACTCCTTTTGAATTAGGTTGTCAAGTTTTAGCtcatattgaaattgaCGACTCTACCAACTTACGTGAAACAGAATTGACTCTATTGCAATCTTTAAGATTACCAACTACTCCACAAGAACGTTATGCCattcaaaaaattgttCGTGCTATTTCAAGACGTAGCGCTTATTTAGCTGCAGTTCCAATTGCTGCTATCTTAATGAAGACTGGTGCTTTAACGAAAAGATACCACGGTGAAGTGGAAGTTGGTTGTGATGGCTCAATTGCTGAATATTATCCAGGTTATAGATCTATGTTGAGACATGCTTTAGCTTTGTCACCAATTGGTACAGAAGGTGAAAGAAAAGTTCATTTAAGAATTGCCAAGGATGGTTCAGGTGTCGGTTCTGCCTTATGTGCTCTGGTtgcttaa
- the TBLA0A07520 gene encoding uncharacterized protein (similar to Saccharomyces cerevisiae PDI1 (YCL043C) and EUG1 (YDR518W); ancestral locus Anc_1.31): MRFSKFSLLASVLYSITPALGSAIAPEDSKVIQLNANNFDETVKGTKLTMVEFFAPWCFYSNAMINEYVNAANSLNSDDILFTQVNCESEENIEFCENMEIDVYPTIKIFRNINIEEPLDFVGHRTADNFITTLQSLLSAPVTIINSDEELQNFIDNSDKTIIANIGGIEGLNETFYEAAQNNTLDFDFILYPKENITEAEKELLVYVKEDDPEYDGSYSVASYPSYSFYKLVANKELLMVWVNGQTLPVIGELNGENFMYYVNGNTPLAYLFYVVREEFMDYLSVLKPLAMKYRHQLNFVGVDALKFGKQVENLNLLPNFPLFAIHNMTNNRKYSFDQISPEEYANITEPLKIDHNDIRDLVEKFMNGTADPVIGTEPVPETQENTFVYQLVGTTHDDFVRDNERDIIVNYYSPWDEGSKQTNPLFDKAAELLYPYSDKIGFAKINAFNNDILSVNVDKFPTIALYPAGSNGTEIIYFNTSKSVEHFCDFAEEYSKNDIPGKSVFAEYKKKVFKETDVEGDLAINEDPEQVVVNAGEPVDESAKEVEQLEELVQESDPAQVSEAAQESEPVQEQVLEQVQEVPEFQESDDIKVEQAQTQAEESVSEAVEIQDEL; encoded by the coding sequence ATGAGATTCTCCAAGTTCTCACTTCTTGCAAGTGTGTTATATTCTATAACTCCAGCTCTGGGTTCTGCAATTGCTCCCGAAGATTCTAAAGTTATTCAACTAAATgccaataattttgatgaaaCTGTTAAAGGTACTAAGCTTACAATGGTTGAATTTTTTGCACCATGGTGTTTTTATTCTAACGCCATGATTAATGAATATGTCAATGCTGCGAATTCCTTGAATTCTGatgatatattatttactcAAGTGAATTGTGAATCAGAAGAGAATATTGAATTCTGTGAAAACATGGAAATCGATGTTTATCCAActattaaaatctttagAAACATCAATATTGAAGAACCACTGGATTTTGTTGGCCATAGAACTGCTGATAATTTCATCACCACTTTacaatcattattatcagcTCCTGTCACAATCATTAACAGTGACGAAGAATTACAGAATTTTATTGACAATTCTGATAAAACTATCATCGCAAACATAGGTGGTATTGAAGGTTTGAATGAAACATTTTATGAAGCTGCTCAAAACAATACTCTAGATTTTGATTTCATCTTATATCCAAAGGAAAATATCACTGAAGctgaaaaagaattattggTTTATGTTAAGGAAGATGATCCAGAATATGACGGTAGCTATTCTGTTGCAAGTTACCCATCCTATTCTTTCTATAAATTGGTAGCCAATAAAGAATTACTAATGGTTTGGGTTAATGGTCAAACTTTACCAGTTATTGGCGAATTAAATGGTGAAAATTTCATGTATTACGTCAATGGTAACACTCCATTAGCTTACTTGTTCTATGTTGTTCGTGAAGAATTTATGGATTACTTATCAGTATTGAAACCATTAGCTATGAAATACCGTCACCAATTGAATTTCGTTGGTGTTGACGCATTGAAGTTCGGTAAACAAGTTGAAAACTTGAATTTATTACCTAACTTTCCATTATTTGCTATTCACAATATGACAAACAATAGAAAATACTCCTTTGACCAAATATCACCTGAAGAATATGCTAATATCACAGAACCTTTAAAAATCGACCATAATGACATTAGAGATTtagttgaaaaatttatgaaTGGTACTGCTGATCCAGTTATAGGAACAGAACCAGTTCCAGAGACTCAGGAAAACACATTTGTTTACCAATTAGTTGGTACTACTCATGACGACTTTGTTAGGGATAATGAGAGAGATATCATTGTCAATTACTATTCCCCATGGGATGAAGGTTCTAAACAGACCAATCCATTATTCGATAAGGCTgctgaattattatatccATATTCTGATAAAATCGGTTTTGCAAAGATCAATGCTTTTAACAATGATATTCTATCTGTAAATGTTGACAAATTTCCAACAATTGCTTTATATCCAGCGGGCAGTAACGGTActgaaattatttatttcaacaCAAGTAAATCTGTAGAACATTTCTGCGATTTCGCTGAAGAATATTCAAAGAATGATATCCCAGGCAAATCTGTCTTTGCTGAATATAAGAAGAAAGTTTTTAAGGAAACTGATGTTGAAGGCGACTTAGCTATCAATGAAGATCCAGAACAAGTTGTTGTTAACGCTGGTGAACCTGTTGATGAATCTGCTAAAGAGGTAGAACAACTCGAGGAATTAGTCCAAGAATCCGACCCAGCTCAAGTATCCGAAGCTGCCCAAGAATCTGAACCAGTTCAAGAACAGGTTCTAGAACAGGTTCAAGAAGTTCCTGAATTTCAAGAAAGTGATGATATAAAAGTAGAACAAGCTCAGACACAAGCTGAGGAATCAGTTTCTGAAGCTGTCGAAATTCAAGATGAATTATAA